The Microterricola viridarii nucleotide sequence TCGACGACACGTTGTAGCTGATGCCGGAGCCGGTGTAGCGCACGTTGGTCGGGAACAGCTCGGGCAGGAGCGCGCCCATCGGCCCGAAGGTGAGCCCCATCAGCGAGAAGCCGACGATCAGCCAGATCATGACGCCGGCGAAGCCCGCGCCGAGCAGCGGCACCCAGAGCATGCCGAACACGATGATGCCGAGCGTCACCCAGATCAGCGTCTTGCGGCGGCCCCACTTGTCGGCGAGCGGCCCGGAGACGAGCGTGAAGACGCCGAAGAAGAGCACGCCGGCGATGAGCATGAGCACGAAGGTGTTGTAGGAGTAGCCGAGGCCGGGCTGGACCGAGGGGTCCTCCGGGTTCAGCGGCGAGCGGCCGTAGCTGAGCGAGAACGTCGTCATCAGGTAGAACAGCACGTAGGTGGCGAGCATGAAGAAGGTGCCGAGGATGAGCTCGCGCCAGTGCAGCTTGAACACGGTGACGAGCGGCGTCTTGGTGAGCTTGCCGGTGGCGGATGCCTTCGAGAAGGCGGCGCTCTCGACCAGGCGCAGGCGCACCCAGAGGCCGACGATGACCATGACGACCGAGAACAGGAACGGGATGCGCCAGCCCCACTCGAGGAACGCCTGCGACGGCATCGACGGGTCGTCGGAGGGGAGCACCGCGGCGATGATCAGGAACAGGCCGTTGGCGATGATGAAGCCGATCGGGGCGCCCAGCTGTGGGAAGGTGCCGTACCACGCGCGCTTGCCCTTGGGGGCGTTCTCGGTGGCGACGAGCGCCGCACCGGACCACTCGCCGCCGAGCGCGAAGCCCTGCGCGATGCGCAGCACGACGAGCAGCAGCGGGGCGAGCCAGCCGACCATGGCGTAGGTGGGCAGCACACCGATCAGGAACGTCGCGATGCCCATGGTGAGCAGAGCGCCCACTAGGGTCGCCTTGCGGCCGTGCTTGTCGCCGAGGTGGCCGAACAGGATCGCCCCGAGCGGGCGGGCCACCATGGCGGCACCGAACACCGCGAAGGACTGCAGCAGGGCAGTGGTGGCGTCACCGGTGGGGAAGA carries:
- a CDS encoding MFS transporter; protein product: MSASPAVAQTAPVNPRSRVVLASLIGTTIEFYDFYVYATAAVLVFPHLFFPTGDATTALLQSFAVFGAAMVARPLGAILFGHLGDKHGRKATLVGALLTMGIATFLIGVLPTYAMVGWLAPLLLVVLRIAQGFALGGEWSGAALVATENAPKGKRAWYGTFPQLGAPIGFIIANGLFLIIAAVLPSDDPSMPSQAFLEWGWRIPFLFSVVMVIVGLWVRLRLVESAAFSKASATGKLTKTPLVTVFKLHWRELILGTFFMLATYVLFYLMTTFSLSYGRSPLNPEDPSVQPGLGYSYNTFVLMLIAGVLFFGVFTLVSGPLADKWGRRKTLIWVTLGIIVFGMLWVPLLGAGFAGVMIWLIVGFSLMGLTFGPMGALLPELFPTNVRYTGSGISYNVSSILGAAVAPFIAVALWSAGDGSPFWVGVYLAVMGVITLIALLVSKETKDNDIDA